From Funiculus sociatus GB2-C1, the proteins below share one genomic window:
- a CDS encoding HAMP domain-containing sensor histidine kinase gives MPPQDPGFSPRSKVVADNPELESQPRLSQPSSQWVSKLIHHSSIRKKIGFGYVLALSVAIAGTNIGRIVGSYLYEIHAKEKLEVARKETLIFHELRFNVLEARNHQQQFISFISQPEEFKKHYSHYIEHSDEVVHLLSEIKTLADSTNRQDLQQFLQNQHKQVEGYFQQVEALLKQINWSNLKPEEIPAAQQALIAFTNDSVATDFDEFSENIENLIAIARKAEDEAYLALQEAETLGTKVAIIVMLLSIAIATVIAISTSRAIARPIEAVTRVAQKATEEANFDLQAPVTTKDEVGVLAIAFNNLIHRVKDYTEKLELSRMTLERRVKERTVELWRKHEQLEEAHEDLQQLNMELISQADDLNQALQNLRETQAQLIQTEKMSSLGQMVAGVAHEINNPVNFIYGNLSYVNEYTQNLLTLIDFYQQRYPNPDQELQDYIEAIELDFLGEDLPKMLSSMKMGTDRIRQIVLSLRNFSRLDEAAMKSVDIHEGIDSTLLILNSRLKQVIEITKKYGDLPLVECYPAQLNQVFMNILSNAIDALLEQVEQPVKQIEIHTETVTPENNIPSVLVRICDNGPGVPPEIRGKLFEAFFTTKPVGKGTGLGLAICYQIVEKHGGRIEVISQVGQGTEFAIALPIQHS, from the coding sequence ATGCCACCTCAAGACCCTGGTTTTTCCCCAAGAAGCAAAGTTGTAGCTGATAATCCTGAGCTAGAGAGTCAACCTAGGCTCTCACAACCTTCATCCCAGTGGGTAAGCAAACTTATCCATCATTCCAGTATTAGAAAAAAAATTGGCTTCGGCTATGTCCTTGCCCTTTCTGTAGCCATTGCAGGAACTAACATTGGGCGTATAGTAGGAAGTTATTTATATGAAATTCATGCTAAGGAAAAGCTAGAGGTTGCCCGTAAAGAAACACTTATTTTCCATGAATTGAGATTTAACGTATTAGAGGCACGAAACCACCAGCAACAATTTATATCTTTTATATCTCAACCAGAGGAATTTAAAAAACACTATTCCCACTATATTGAGCATTCAGATGAAGTTGTGCATCTGCTGTCTGAAATAAAAACTTTAGCAGATAGCACAAATCGCCAGGATTTGCAGCAATTTCTCCAAAATCAGCACAAGCAAGTAGAAGGCTACTTTCAGCAAGTAGAAGCCCTTTTAAAGCAAATTAACTGGTCTAATTTAAAACCCGAAGAAATTCCAGCCGCACAACAGGCACTGATCGCTTTTACAAACGACAGCGTGGCTACCGATTTCGATGAATTTTCTGAAAATATAGAAAACTTGATTGCGATCGCTCGCAAGGCAGAAGATGAAGCCTATCTTGCCCTACAGGAGGCAGAGACTTTAGGAACAAAGGTGGCAATTATCGTAATGCTACTGTCGATCGCGATCGCTACAGTTATCGCCATTTCTACCAGTCGCGCGATCGCTCGTCCTATTGAAGCTGTCACCAGAGTAGCGCAAAAAGCGACGGAGGAAGCTAATTTTGATTTGCAAGCTCCTGTCACCACCAAAGATGAAGTAGGCGTATTAGCGATCGCTTTCAACAATCTAATTCACCGAGTAAAAGACTATACCGAAAAATTAGAGCTATCTCGCATGACATTAGAAAGACGAGTAAAAGAACGCACCGTCGAACTTTGGCGCAAACATGAGCAGCTAGAGGAAGCTCACGAAGATTTGCAACAGCTAAATATGGAATTAATATCTCAGGCTGACGATCTCAATCAAGCTCTGCAAAATCTCCGAGAGACCCAGGCACAGCTGATTCAAACAGAAAAGATGTCCAGCCTGGGGCAGATGGTAGCAGGTGTAGCACATGAAATTAATAACCCAGTCAACTTCATCTATGGCAACCTGTCATACGTCAATGAATATACTCAAAATTTATTAACTTTAATCGACTTTTACCAACAACGCTATCCTAATCCTGACCAAGAACTCCAAGACTACATAGAAGCCATTGAACTAGACTTTTTGGGTGAAGATTTACCGAAAATGCTTTCTTCGATGAAGATGGGAACTGACCGCATCCGCCAGATTGTTCTTAGCTTGCGGAACTTTTCTCGTCTCGACGAAGCTGCTATGAAATCTGTCGATATTCACGAAGGAATTGATAGTACGCTATTGATTCTCAATAGTCGTCTCAAGCAGGTAATTGAAATTACTAAGAAATATGGAGATTTGCCTTTGGTTGAGTGTTATCCAGCTCAACTAAATCAGGTATTTATGAATATATTGAGCAATGCGATTGATGCTCTGCTAGAACAAGTAGAGCAACCAGTCAAACAGATAGAGATTCATACAGAAACTGTAACTCCAGAAAATAATATCCCATCTGTACTGGTGCGGATTTGTGACAACGGCCCCGGCGTTCCTCCAGAAATCCGAGGTAAACTATTTGAAGCGTTTTTCACGACGAAGCCAGTAGGAAAAGGCACCGGGCTAGGGTTGGCCATTTGTTACCAGATTGTTGAAAAGCATGGCGGTAGAATTGAGGTAATTTCGCAGGTTGGACAAGGAACCGAGTTTGCGATCGCATTACCTATTCAACATTCTTAA
- the glmM gene encoding phosphoglucosamine mutase, whose translation MVSSPIRTQPSGLSESTLSLADAAPAVKNLNLRAGSSPLALPATPLFGTDGIRGKFGELLSETLALQVGFWAGQVLRASAKTAGPVIIGQDSRNSSDMLAMALADGLTSAGLEVWNLGLCPTPCVAHLVSATDAVGGVMISASHNPPEDNGIKFFGSDGTKLLPAMQQEIEAGLRGNGNFAILNKSWGQHYHRPELVRNYVDSLQQSLQPSIKLQGLRVVLDLAWGAAVHLAPAVFKAMGAEVICLHDLPDGDRINVNCGSTHLAFLQSAVKQHGADIGFAFDGDADRVMAVDSQGRVVDGDYILYFWGTTLKTSGQLPGDLIVATVMANLGFELAWKQLGGKFVRTSVGDQYVQAEMLRTGGKLGGEQSGHILCHHYSLTGDGLLTALHLAARVRSTGESLSQLVDKSFQTYPQVLRNVRVEDRDRRRRWQECDPLMNAIAKAEAAMGDSGRILVRASGTEPLIRVMVEAQSAELTYHWTEQLVLAVEQHLAVS comes from the coding sequence ATGGTTTCATCCCCTATTCGGACTCAGCCCTCTGGCCTGTCTGAATCTACCTTGTCTTTGGCTGATGCGGCACCAGCTGTAAAAAACCTTAATCTTAGAGCTGGTTCGAGTCCCCTAGCATTACCAGCCACACCACTGTTTGGCACAGATGGGATTCGTGGAAAATTCGGAGAACTGCTGAGTGAAACGCTCGCCTTGCAAGTGGGCTTCTGGGCAGGACAAGTGCTGCGAGCATCGGCAAAAACAGCCGGGCCAGTGATTATTGGGCAGGATTCGAGAAACTCTAGCGATATGTTGGCGATGGCGCTTGCTGATGGTCTGACCTCGGCAGGGCTTGAAGTTTGGAATTTGGGGCTATGCCCAACTCCCTGCGTTGCTCATCTGGTGAGCGCAACGGATGCGGTGGGAGGAGTGATGATCTCTGCCAGCCACAATCCGCCAGAAGATAATGGGATTAAGTTTTTTGGCTCAGATGGTACGAAACTGCTCCCGGCGATGCAGCAGGAGATTGAAGCGGGGTTGAGAGGAAATGGGAATTTTGCAATTTTAAATAAAAGTTGGGGACAGCACTATCATCGACCGGAATTGGTGAGAAATTATGTTGACTCGCTTCAGCAAAGTTTGCAACCATCGATAAAATTACAAGGTTTGCGGGTTGTGCTGGATCTCGCTTGGGGTGCTGCTGTGCATCTGGCACCTGCGGTATTTAAAGCTATGGGAGCAGAGGTTATTTGCTTGCACGATCTTCCTGATGGCGATCGGATTAACGTTAATTGCGGTTCCACTCACCTGGCCTTCCTCCAGTCAGCCGTAAAGCAGCACGGTGCAGATATAGGTTTTGCCTTTGATGGGGATGCTGATCGAGTGATGGCAGTTGATTCCCAAGGTCGCGTCGTTGACGGCGATTATATCCTTTATTTCTGGGGAACAACCCTCAAAACATCGGGGCAGTTGCCTGGGGATTTGATTGTCGCGACGGTGATGGCAAATTTAGGTTTTGAGCTGGCTTGGAAACAGCTAGGCGGCAAATTTGTTAGGACTTCTGTAGGCGATCAATACGTCCAGGCAGAAATGCTGCGGACAGGGGGAAAACTGGGCGGCGAACAATCAGGGCATATCCTTTGTCACCATTACAGCCTCACCGGAGATGGACTGCTGACCGCTTTACATTTGGCGGCTCGTGTGCGTAGCACCGGAGAATCCCTATCACAATTGGTAGATAAAAGCTTCCAGACATATCCGCAGGTGTTGCGGAACGTGAGAGTGGAAGATCGCGATCGCCGTCGGCGATGGCAAGAGTGCGATCCATTGATGAATGCGATCGCTAAAGCCGAAGCCGCAATGGGAGACTCTGGACGAATTTTAGTTCGCGCCTCTGGCACCGAACCCCTCATCCGCGTTATGGTAGAAGCCCAAAGCGCCGAACTCACGTACCACTGGACAGAACAGCTGGTACTAGCGGTTGAGCAACACCTAGCCGTCTCCTGA
- the hpsL gene encoding hormogonium polysaccharide biosynthesis protein HpsL yields the protein MPRTKSKSKSKSKKQPTPEAPALSKKEQSALKRKATQEREEFIGFTSATLFGSLFLGLFLFPFGGPKIAGGAVGAIVSIALSYKYPRKALWLFLIYMPFGGTVVYMLAGGNALLQVAKDAFYIPAAIALYQECKKKRLPFLLPKGLKTPLNILLGFCIVTLLLVNGSQQFISKRPGEQPIAMGLLGLKVLLGYLPLIACAYYLIRSKRELLFLTRLHVVLAIICCVLGLAQYNMLLTGICKSTEAFAVEGADLFKASLEAKCLVGGSLLYSTSQGVIRLPGTFVSPWHWAWFLISNACLTYATAFSDPNIFWRLGGLAGMAIVFVNAVICGQRIALILVPIVIIILLILTGQIANLKRFIPIAVGLAVVIAIGMAMFPGIVQERLDSAVARWNASPPTEFIASQAEFTSKGQEGIFGNGLGRATNSTRSFGKVKLIETYYPKLLYEIGPVGTIGFLALVTTLTVITFKIYRSVKEQNLRSFGASFWVFILIISYNTYWYPLDTDPVAIYYWFLAGVILKLPEIEQQEQEKLKAALENEPEPKKKRNLNKSRVMSHEPEVKIQPS from the coding sequence ATGCCACGTACAAAATCAAAATCGAAAAGTAAATCTAAAAAGCAGCCAACTCCTGAAGCTCCAGCTCTTAGTAAGAAGGAACAATCAGCACTAAAGCGTAAGGCTACTCAGGAGCGCGAAGAATTCATAGGGTTTACCAGCGCCACCTTATTTGGCTCTCTTTTTCTGGGTTTATTCCTATTTCCATTTGGCGGCCCGAAAATAGCCGGGGGAGCAGTTGGAGCAATAGTTTCTATAGCTCTTTCCTACAAATATCCCCGTAAAGCTCTTTGGTTATTCCTGATATATATGCCATTCGGAGGAACGGTAGTATATATGTTGGCTGGCGGAAATGCCCTACTTCAGGTAGCTAAAGATGCTTTTTATATTCCAGCAGCGATCGCCCTGTATCAAGAATGTAAAAAGAAACGCTTGCCCTTCTTGCTTCCTAAAGGGCTGAAGACACCCTTAAACATTTTGTTGGGGTTCTGTATAGTCACCTTGCTGTTAGTAAATGGTTCTCAGCAGTTTATAAGCAAAAGACCAGGCGAACAGCCGATTGCAATGGGGCTTTTAGGTTTGAAAGTTCTGCTGGGATACCTTCCCCTGATCGCTTGCGCTTACTATCTAATTCGTAGCAAGCGAGAGTTACTTTTCCTAACTCGATTACACGTAGTTCTCGCTATTATCTGTTGTGTGCTGGGATTGGCGCAGTACAATATGCTACTCACTGGCATCTGTAAGAGTACAGAAGCTTTTGCTGTCGAAGGAGCAGATTTATTTAAAGCCAGTCTAGAGGCAAAGTGTTTAGTCGGTGGCTCTCTACTGTATAGTACGTCGCAGGGAGTAATCCGCTTGCCTGGTACGTTCGTTTCTCCCTGGCACTGGGCATGGTTCCTAATATCTAATGCCTGTTTAACTTATGCCACTGCCTTCAGCGACCCTAACATTTTCTGGCGGCTGGGAGGTTTAGCTGGTATGGCAATCGTGTTTGTCAATGCCGTGATATGCGGACAAAGAATAGCCTTGATCTTAGTTCCCATTGTCATAATAATCCTGCTAATACTCACAGGTCAAATAGCTAACCTGAAAAGATTTATACCAATTGCAGTAGGATTAGCTGTAGTTATAGCAATCGGCATGGCCATGTTTCCTGGCATAGTACAAGAGCGGTTAGATAGCGCTGTTGCACGTTGGAATGCTTCGCCACCCACAGAATTTATTGCCTCTCAAGCTGAATTTACATCTAAAGGTCAAGAAGGAATTTTTGGTAATGGCTTGGGTCGAGCTACAAACTCTACCCGTTCCTTTGGCAAAGTTAAGCTGATAGAGACATACTATCCAAAATTGCTCTATGAAATTGGGCCTGTGGGAACAATCGGTTTTTTAGCGCTTGTTACCACACTCACGGTGATTACCTTCAAAATTTACCGTTCTGTTAAAGAGCAGAATTTACGAAGTTTTGGAGCCAGTTTCTGGGTTTTCATTTTAATTATCAGCTACAACACCTATTGGTATCCACTTGATACAGACCCGGTAGCCATTTATTACTGGTTTTTGGCTGGAGTTATTTTAAAATTGCCAGAAATAGAGCAGCAAGAACAGGAGAAGCTAAAAGCTGCTCTGGAAAATGAGCCTGAACCTAAAAAGAAAAGAAACCTCAATAAATCAAGAGTTATGAGTCATGAACCAGAAGTTAAGATTCAACCCTCATAA
- the hpsN gene encoding hormogonium polysaccharide biosynthesis glycosyltransferase HpsN: protein MNWPLISVIIPTYGREEPLQDTLKDVLKQDYPAFEVLVVDQTATHKPEIQAYLEELAESGKIRWYRVDWASLPGARNYAARRSSGEIILFIDDDVQMPIEYLTAHARNYLENPEIGAVAGRVFDRMKLADSKKEKSGDNLYEIEYLPPEAMDPGIAWYHIDLVHTVKPQQVLTARGCNMSFRREIFTKYGLRFDERFRGSAVREESDFCLRIRQTGYKIWYDPEAYLVHLGEETGGCHDISTRSLKYQLTFYHNHFLLGLKNLTPSQCLRFFAKLFDCHVLGHPPCNKSGSPLKVLTRFASYTLGFFNALSTVIQSSWQDGQIYTQQDQEAESSAVNSPSSVVR, encoded by the coding sequence ATGAACTGGCCTTTGATTTCGGTGATTATTCCCACCTACGGACGTGAGGAGCCTTTGCAAGATACGCTAAAGGATGTTTTAAAGCAAGATTACCCAGCTTTTGAAGTGCTGGTAGTTGACCAAACCGCTACGCATAAGCCGGAAATTCAAGCTTATCTAGAAGAGCTAGCAGAGTCGGGAAAAATTCGCTGGTATCGAGTTGATTGGGCTAGTTTACCTGGAGCGAGAAATTATGCTGCACGGCGCTCATCTGGAGAAATTATTCTGTTTATTGATGATGACGTACAGATGCCAATTGAATATTTAACAGCCCACGCTCGTAACTATTTGGAAAACCCAGAGATTGGGGCAGTAGCTGGAAGGGTATTCGACCGGATGAAACTGGCAGATTCAAAAAAGGAAAAATCGGGGGATAACCTTTACGAAATTGAATATTTACCCCCAGAAGCGATGGACCCTGGAATTGCCTGGTATCATATTGATTTGGTGCATACGGTAAAGCCGCAGCAAGTGCTAACAGCTAGAGGCTGTAATATGTCCTTCCGCCGAGAAATTTTTACTAAGTATGGACTGCGGTTTGATGAGCGATTTCGTGGCAGTGCGGTGCGAGAAGAATCAGATTTTTGTCTGCGGATACGGCAGACGGGTTACAAGATATGGTATGACCCAGAGGCTTATTTGGTACACCTGGGCGAAGAAACTGGTGGATGCCACGATATTAGTACGCGATCGCTAAAATATCAGTTAACCTTCTATCACAACCACTTCCTACTAGGGCTTAAAAACCTTACTCCAAGTCAATGCCTGAGATTCTTTGCCAAGCTGTTTGACTGTCATGTACTAGGGCATCCTCCTTGCAACAAAAGCGGCTCCCCTTTAAAAGTCTTGACTCGCTTTGCTTCCTACACTTTAGGCTTTTTCAATGCACTTAGTACAGTTATCCAATCCAGCTGGCAAGACGGTCAAATTTACACTCAGCAAGACCAAGAAGCAGAATCATCAGCCGTCAATAGTCCGTCTTCCGTCGTCAGATGA
- the hpsO gene encoding hormogonium polysaccharide biosynthesis glycosyltransferase HpsO, translated as MRILVASHTYIVDLNCEKLRAIAHLEPNIEVTVVVPKRWKPGGVQIKIIETQLREEGNFRIVPVSNFSQNNQGILTFGADLIGLLKQFRPQIIQVEQGAKALGYAEMIALNRLLGLKAKNLFFTWWNLPYKLKFPISLLEAYNLRNTHGIIAGNQDGVDILRQRGYKGPVKVMPQLGVDETLFKPQTQPDLAAKHGISPDEFVVGFVGRFVEEKGLITLLQALSGLQEHSWKCLLLGRGPLQSVLMERATELGIKDRLILIESVSHDEVARYINLMSTLVLPSETTYQFKTLTAAGWKEQFGHVLIEAMACRVPVIGSDSGEIPHVIKEAGLVFPEKNVAALQNCLRQLIEQPDLADKLGQLGYERVMNQYTNKALAKQQLDFYKELIANS; from the coding sequence ATGAGGATTTTGGTTGCTAGTCACACTTATATCGTTGACCTCAATTGTGAGAAACTACGCGCGATCGCTCATTTAGAACCAAACATTGAGGTTACTGTCGTTGTGCCGAAGCGTTGGAAGCCTGGGGGTGTCCAAATTAAGATTATTGAAACTCAGCTGCGTGAAGAAGGCAATTTTCGCATTGTACCAGTTTCTAATTTCAGCCAGAATAATCAGGGAATTCTTACATTTGGCGCTGATTTAATTGGGCTATTAAAGCAGTTTCGCCCTCAGATTATTCAGGTAGAGCAGGGTGCAAAAGCTCTCGGTTATGCGGAGATGATTGCCCTCAATCGCCTGTTGGGATTGAAAGCAAAAAATCTCTTTTTTACCTGGTGGAATCTCCCCTACAAACTGAAATTTCCTATCTCTTTGCTGGAAGCTTATAATCTGCGGAACACTCACGGAATTATTGCTGGGAATCAAGACGGAGTAGACATTTTACGGCAACGCGGCTACAAAGGCCCAGTTAAAGTTATGCCTCAGTTGGGTGTAGACGAAACCTTATTTAAACCCCAGACACAGCCAGATTTAGCTGCTAAACATGGAATTTCACCAGATGAATTTGTAGTTGGATTTGTAGGTCGATTTGTGGAGGAGAAAGGCTTAATAACGCTTTTGCAGGCGTTAAGTGGATTGCAAGAACATTCTTGGAAATGTTTGCTTCTCGGTCGAGGCCCATTGCAGTCAGTGCTGATGGAACGCGCTACCGAACTGGGTATCAAAGATAGGTTAATTTTAATAGAAAGCGTGTCTCACGATGAGGTAGCCCGCTATATAAATTTGATGAGTACGCTGGTGCTACCTTCAGAAACAACTTATCAGTTTAAAACTTTGACTGCCGCTGGTTGGAAAGAGCAGTTCGGTCACGTGCTGATTGAGGCGATGGCTTGCCGGGTGCCAGTTATTGGTTCTGACTCCGGCGAAATTCCTCACGTCATTAAAGAGGCTGGGTTGGTGTTTCCAGAAAAGAATGTGGCAGCACTACAAAATTGTCTGCGACAGCTAATAGAGCAACCAGATTTAGCTGATAAGCTGGGGCAGTTAGGTTATGAACGAGTAATGAACCAATATACAAATAAAGCTTTAGCCAAGCAGCAATTAGACTTTTACAAAGAGCTAATAGCTAATAGCTAA
- the hpsP gene encoding hormogonium polysaccharide biosynthesis glycosyltransferase HpsP produces the protein MRILQIIPSISLVYGGPSQMVLGLSEALAQEGVEVTVLTTNSNGDVGQPPLDVPLDRPVEQNGYQVRYFPCSPFRRYKFSLDLLRWLAGHATEFDLAHIHALFSPVSTAAATVARSRHLPYLMRPLGTLDPADLRKKKRIKQIYAALLERPNLAGAAGIHFTSPQEAKISERFGTSTPDVVIPLGVKQPAMLPKGQARKELGIPETQPLLLFMSRIDPKKGLNLLIPALEKLLEDGADFHFVLAGGNPQDPAYENKIREQLQASPLRDRTTITGFVTGESKTGLLQDADLFVLPSYYENFGIAVAEAMCNGTPVVISDQVYIWEEIQQAEAGWVCACDVESLTKQLRDSLADASERQRRGTNAQEYALKNYSWKAIAQATIKAYQQILTSKSRLG, from the coding sequence ATGCGTATTTTACAAATTATTCCTTCGATTTCCCTTGTCTATGGTGGCCCTAGTCAGATGGTTCTAGGACTATCGGAGGCGCTGGCGCAAGAAGGTGTAGAGGTGACGGTACTAACAACAAATAGCAACGGAGATGTCGGTCAGCCGCCCTTGGATGTGCCTCTCGACCGCCCGGTGGAACAAAACGGCTATCAGGTGCGTTATTTCCCCTGTTCCCCGTTTCGACGCTATAAATTTTCCCTGGATTTGTTGCGCTGGTTAGCGGGACACGCGACTGAATTTGACTTAGCTCATATTCATGCTTTATTTTCGCCTGTAAGCACGGCAGCGGCGACTGTGGCGCGATCGCGTCATTTACCGTATTTAATGCGTCCTTTGGGGACGCTAGACCCCGCAGACTTACGCAAGAAGAAGAGAATCAAGCAGATTTATGCGGCGTTGCTGGAACGTCCCAACTTAGCAGGCGCGGCGGGCATTCACTTCACCAGCCCCCAAGAAGCTAAGATTTCCGAACGCTTCGGAACTTCAACTCCAGATGTGGTGATTCCCTTGGGCGTAAAGCAGCCAGCGATGCTCCCGAAAGGGCAAGCTAGAAAGGAATTAGGCATTCCGGAGACTCAGCCTTTGCTGCTGTTCATGTCTCGGATTGACCCGAAAAAAGGGCTAAATTTACTGATTCCAGCCCTGGAAAAACTTTTAGAAGATGGTGCTGATTTTCACTTTGTGCTGGCGGGTGGAAATCCGCAAGATCCAGCTTATGAGAACAAAATTCGAGAACAATTGCAAGCGTCACCTTTACGCGATCGCACTACTATAACCGGATTTGTAACTGGTGAGTCGAAAACTGGCTTACTACAAGATGCCGATTTATTCGTCCTCCCTTCTTACTACGAAAACTTTGGCATTGCTGTAGCCGAGGCGATGTGTAACGGAACCCCGGTGGTAATTTCTGACCAAGTTTATATCTGGGAGGAGATTCAACAAGCAGAAGCTGGCTGGGTTTGCGCCTGCGATGTAGAGAGTTTAACTAAACAATTGCGCGATTCGCTTGCTGACGCTTCTGAACGACAGCGACGGGGAACCAATGCTCAAGAGTACGCTTTGAAAAATTACAGTTGGAAAGCGATCGCTCAAGCAACCATTAAAGCTTACCAACAAATTCTTACAAGCAAAAGTAGGTTGGGTTGA
- a CDS encoding GspE/PulE family protein — MQTSSATPSAWQRLKNREIDCEQALKLLIDEQGSVNLALLDREVSYRFFREFQDRKVLPPVVPLLLWRNCYYLGSPKTVSLEAIKEISDRTFTDIKVIPIADKSYRTWYHTQNLNPNSISSAPLVNPLTGEQEQENISETTELYLSKAVDQIGRIKTLISGALRNRASDIHMEPAPEGLRVRYRIDGVLRDITTLPLNVSRKVIVALKVMSEIDIAESRRPQDGRIGEKYASGEELELGMDMRVSTLPCVGGEKAVIRLLPRKNPFSKIQNLGFTPTTLETYKNWLEQPQGMIILTGPTGSGKTSTLYTSLQSVAKEHVNVVTVEDPVEYILPRITQTQVNEAAGMTFAAGLRAILRQDPDIIMVGEVRDHETAETAVRAALTGHLVFTTLHTNDAPGAIPRIKDIGPDPGLISDALLGIVAQRLVRRVCPHCAAPYKPTASDLKVLSLEPEQANSTTWRKGKGCAQCFNSGYLGREAIVELLDVDDTVREIIYDGTMTQLHRYLREINFFSFGMAAVQKVTNGITTVEEVLRVLPRSAFSRRKSLAVRTEQFTPLGVG; from the coding sequence ATGCAAACATCCTCTGCTACTCCCTCCGCTTGGCAACGGCTGAAAAATCGCGAAATTGACTGCGAACAAGCCCTAAAACTCCTGATCGACGAGCAAGGAAGTGTTAACCTAGCTCTACTTGACCGAGAAGTGAGTTATCGGTTTTTTAGGGAATTTCAGGATAGAAAAGTTTTGCCCCCAGTGGTTCCGCTGCTACTCTGGCGAAACTGCTACTACCTGGGAAGCCCGAAAACTGTGTCGTTGGAAGCTATCAAAGAAATAAGCGATCGCACCTTCACCGACATTAAAGTTATCCCAATTGCCGACAAAAGTTATCGCACCTGGTATCACACTCAAAATCTTAACCCCAACTCCATTTCCTCGGCTCCTCTGGTAAATCCCCTCACCGGAGAACAGGAACAAGAAAACATCAGCGAAACCACAGAACTATACCTTTCCAAAGCAGTTGACCAAATTGGGCGGATTAAAACCCTAATTTCCGGCGCATTGCGGAACCGCGCCAGCGACATCCACATGGAACCCGCGCCAGAAGGCTTAAGAGTCCGTTATCGCATTGATGGCGTACTGCGAGATATTACCACCCTGCCGCTCAATGTTAGCCGCAAGGTAATCGTCGCCCTGAAAGTCATGTCTGAAATAGACATCGCTGAAAGCCGCCGTCCCCAGGATGGACGAATTGGAGAAAAATACGCTTCTGGGGAAGAATTAGAACTGGGAATGGATATGCGGGTCAGTACCCTCCCCTGTGTTGGTGGGGAAAAAGCCGTAATTCGCTTACTCCCGCGCAAAAATCCCTTTTCTAAAATCCAAAACTTAGGCTTCACTCCCACAACTCTCGAAACTTACAAAAACTGGTTGGAACAGCCGCAGGGAATGATCATCCTCACAGGCCCCACAGGGAGTGGTAAAACCAGTACGCTGTACACCAGTCTGCAATCCGTCGCCAAGGAACACGTCAATGTAGTGACGGTAGAAGACCCGGTGGAGTACATTTTGCCCCGCATCACCCAAACCCAGGTGAATGAAGCCGCGGGGATGACTTTTGCTGCTGGTTTACGGGCAATTTTGCGCCAAGATCCGGATATCATCATGGTGGGAGAAGTCCGCGACCATGAAACCGCAGAGACAGCCGTTAGAGCAGCGCTCACCGGTCACTTAGTTTTTACCACCCTGCACACTAATGATGCTCCTGGTGCTATTCCCAGAATCAAAGATATTGGCCCAGATCCCGGCTTAATCAGCGATGCTCTCTTGGGAATTGTAGCGCAGCGTTTGGTACGTCGCGTTTGCCCCCACTGTGCGGCACCTTACAAGCCAACTGCGTCGGATTTGAAGGTTTTGAGTTTGGAGCCAGAACAGGCAAATTCCACCACTTGGCGGAAGGGTAAGGGCTGCGCTCAGTGCTTCAATTCTGGTTATCTGGGACGAGAAGCAATTGTTGAGTTGCTGGATGTGGATGATACCGTGCGCGAAATTATCTATGACGGTACGATGACGCAGCTGCATCGCTATTTGCGGGAAATCAACTTTTTCTCTTTCGGTATGGCAGCTGTACAAAAGGTAACAAATGGGATCACAACGGTTGAGGAAGTGTTGCGAGTATTACCCCGCAGCGCCTTCTCTCGCCGTAAGTCTCTGGCTGTACGCACGGAACAGTTTACGCCCTTGGGTGTGGGATAG